One Triticum dicoccoides isolate Atlit2015 ecotype Zavitan chromosome 5B, WEW_v2.0, whole genome shotgun sequence genomic window carries:
- the LOC119312297 gene encoding putative chloride channel-like protein CLC-g, with product MASTAPPREDLITEDDEQRPPLTRPLLHRSATNNISQVAMVGSKACPIESLDYEIIENDLFDQNWRTRAKADQVRYVVLKWTFCFAIGIITGVVGFLINLAVENVAGFKHAAVSSLMESSSYWTAFWVFAGANLALLLFASAITASVSPAAGGSGIPEVKAYLNGVDAPNIFSLRTLAVKVIGNIAAVSSSLHVGKAGPMVHTGACIAAIFGQGGSRRYGLTWRWLRYFKNDRDRRDLVTIGAGAGVSAAFRAPVGGVLFALESLSSWWRSALIWRSFFTTAVVAVVLRLFVELCGTGRCGMFGKGGLIMYDVSTMFEDLMTYHLKDIPIVVLIGVIGAVLGAFYNFLMMQVLRVYSVVNERGRAHKLLLAAAVSVLTSCCVFGMPWFAPCRPCPVAGPNGACGSLNKFRRFHCPPDHYNDLASLMLNINDDAIRNLYATGTNDVYHPGSMLAFFLASYALGVLSYGVVAPSGLFVPIILTGATYGRLVAMLLGRHSGLDHGLVAILGSASFLGGTLRMTVSVCVIIVELTNNLLLLPLVMLVLLISKTVADSFNASIYDLIVRLKGLPYLDGHAEPYMRQLSVGDVVVGPLRSFNGVEKVGHIMHVLRTTGHHAFPVIDEPPFATAPVLYGLVLRAHLLVLLRKREFLPAQERYPKEYSIAARFEAQDFDKRGSGKQDTVDGVELSPEEMEMYVDLHPFTNASPYTVVETMSLAKALILFREVGLRHLLVVPKACDRSPVVGILTRHDFMPEHILGLHPVLLGGKWKRLRWHKAAVAKYFRDLIVRLANCG from the exons ATGGCGTCCACGGCTCCTCCGCGGGAGGACCTCATCACGGAGGACGACGAGCAGCGGCCGCCCCTCACGCGGCCCCTCCTCCACCGCAGCGCCACCAACAACATCTCCCAGGTGGCCATGGTCGGCTCCAAGGCCTGCCCCATCGAGAGCCTCGACTACGA GATCATCGAGAACGACCTGTTCGACCAGAACTGGCGGACGAGGGCCAAGGCGGACCAGGTCCGGTACGTGGTCCTCAAATGGACCTTCTGCTTCGCCATCGGGATCATCACCGGCGTCGTCGGCTTCCTCATCAACCTCGCCGTCGAGAACGTCGCCGGCTTCAAGCACGCCGCCGTCTCATCCCTCATGGAATCCAGCAG CTACTGGACGGCCTTCTGGGTGTTCGCCGGCGCGAACCTGGCGCTGCTACTATTCGCGTCGGCGATCACGGCGTCGGTGTCGCCGGCGGCCGGCGGGTCGGGGATCCCGGAGGTGAAGGCGTACCTCAACGGCGTGGACGCGCCCAACATCTTCTCGCTCAGGACCCTCGCTGTCAAG GTCATCGGCAACATAGCCGCCGTGTCATCGTCGCTGCACGTCGGCAAGGCCGGGCCAATGGTGCACACGGGCGCGTGCATAGCCGCCATCTTCGGCCAGGGCGGGTCGCGCAGGTACGGCCTCACCTGGCGCTGGCTACGCTACTTCAAGAACGACCGCGACCGCCGCGACCTGGTCACCATCGGCGCCGGCGCCGGTGTCAGCGCGGCGTTCCGCGCACCGGTCGGCGGCGTGCTCTTCGCTCTCGAGTCCCTCTCCTCGTGGTGGCGGAGCGCGCTGATCTGGCGCTCCTTCTTCacgacggcggtggtggcggtggtgctgCGGCTGTTCGTGGAGCTGTGCGGGACGGGGCGGTGCGGGATGTTCGGCAAGGGCGGGCTCATCATGTACGACGTGAGCACCATGTTCGAGGACCTCATGACGTACCACCTCAAGGACATCCCCATCGTCGTCCTcatcggcgtcatcggcgccgtcCTCGGCGCCTTCTACAACTTCCTCATGATGCAGGTCCTCCGCGTCTACAGCGTCGTCAACGAGCGCGGCCGCGCGCACAAGCTGCTGCTGGCGGCGGCCGTGTCCGTCCTGACGTCGTGCTGCGTGTTCGGCATGCCGTGGTTCGCGCCGTGCCGGCCCTGCCCCGTCGCGGGGCCCAACGGCGCCTGCGGCTCCCTCAACAAGTTCCGGCGGTTCCACTGCCCGCCGGACCACTACAACGACCTGGCCAGCCTCATGCTCAACATCAACGACGACGCCATCCGCAACCTCTACGCCACCGGCACCAACGACGTCTACCACCCGGGCTCCATGctcgccttcttcctcgcctcctACGCGCTCGGCGTGCTCAGCTACGGCGTGGTGGCGCCGTCGGGGCTCTTCGTCCCCATCATCCTCACCGGCGCCACCTACGGCCGCCTGGTGGCGATGCTGCTGGGCAGGCACTCCGGCCTCGACCACGGCCTGGTGGCCATCCTCGGCTCGGCGTCCTTCCTGGGCGGCACGCTCCGCATGACGGTGTCCGTGTGCGTCATCATCGTGGAGCTGACCAACAACCTGCTCCTCCTGCCGCTGGTCATGCTCGTCCTGCTCATCTCCAAGACCGTCGCCGACTCCTTCAACGCCAGCATCTACGACCTCATCGTGCGCCTCAAGGGCCTGCCCTACCTCGACGGCCACGCTGAGCCCTACATGCGGCAGCTCAGCGTGGGCGACGTGGTGGTCGGGCCCCTACGGAGCTTCAACGGCGTCGAGAAGGTCGGCCACATCATGCACGTCCTCCGCACCACGGGCCACCACGCGTTCCCGGTCATCGACGAGCCGCCCTTCGCCACCGCGCCCGTGCTCTACGGCCTCGTGCTCAGGGCGCACCTCCTCGTGCTCCTCAGGAAGCGGGAGTTCCTGCCGGCGCAGGAGCGGTACCCCAAGGAGTACAGCATCGCGGCGAGGTTCGAGGCGCAGGACTTCGACAAGCGCGGCTCCGGCAAGCAGGACACGGTGGACGGCGTGGAGCTGTCGCCGGAGGAGATGGAGATGTACGTGGACCTGCACCCGTTCACCAACGCCTCGCCATACACCGTCGTGGAGACCATGTCGCTGGCCAAGGCGCTCATCCTCTTCCGCGAGGtcggcctccgccacctcctcgtcGTGCCCAAGGCCTGCGAC AGGTCGCCGGTGGTGGGGATCCTGACGAGGCACGACTTCATGCCGGAGCACATCCTGGGGCTGCACCCGGTGCTGCTCGGCGGCAAGTGGAAGCGGCTCCGGTGGCACAAGGCCGCCGTCGCCAAGTACTTCCGCGACCTCATCGTGCGGCTCGCCAACTGCGGCTGA